Within Deltaproteobacteria bacterium, the genomic segment CGGCCGCCGAGGTCGGCCTCCGCGAGCCCGGTCACGTACGGGAGGTCGTGCGGATCGGTCGCGCCGACGTCCGCGAACACCCGTCCGTTCGCGGCCACGTAGTAGAGGCGAGTCGCGAACGCGAGGATGGCCGCCGGGCGGTACTCGCGTACCTGGATGACGACCCGATGCGGCAGCTCCCGCGTGACCCGCGCCGAGCGCACCCAGGGCTGGCGGCGAAGCCGGGCCTCAGCCGCCGGCACGTCGACGTCCCAGATGCTCATGCCCGATTCGATGCCGGCGGCGGCGCGCAGCGCGTCGGGCGCGAGCCGCCCGTGGCTCCGGACCACGACCTCGCGGACCGCGAAGTAGGGATGGCCATGGACGCCGTCCCGGACGAGGGGCCAGCAGGCGAGGGTCGCGGCGATCCCGAGCCCGGCGGCGAGCCCGCGGCGGACGGCGACGCCGAACCGCGCGTCCCGACGGCGGGCGAGCGGCCGCCGGCGGCGGCGGTTGCGCGCGCCGAAGAGCCGGCTCACCAGGTTCCGACGAACCGGACCTCGGGCTCCAGCCATATGCCGCTCCGCTCCCAGACCACCCGCTGGGCCAGGTCCATCAGCCCCTTCACGTCCTCGGCCGACGCCCCGCCCTCGTTGACGATGAAATTCGCATGCCGCTCCGAGATGCGCGCCCGCCCCACCCGGGCGCCCTTCAGACCCGCGACGTCGATCAGCCGCCCGGCGTGGTCCCCGGCGGGGTTCTTGAAGATCGAGCCCGCGTTCGCTCGCCCGTGCGGCTGGCTCGCCACACGGCGCTGGCGGACCTCCTCCAGCCGCCGGTGGACCGCTGCCGGGTCCTCGCGCCGGAGCGCGAAACGCACCGCAGTCACCACGAAACGAGGCGGCAGCGCCGCGCCACGGTAGCGGAACCCGAGCGCCTCGCGCGGCAGCACGGCCGGCTCGCCGCCGGCGTCGAGCCCCTCGACGGCGATCGCCGCCCCCGCGACGTCGCCCCCGTAGGCGCCGGCATTCATGAAGAGGGCACCGCCGACGGTGCCCGGGATGCCCTCGGCATGCTCGAGGCCGGCAAGGCCGCGCGTCGCGGCGGCGCGGGCCAGGCGGCCGAGGTTTGCCGCCGCGCCTGCCCGGACCTGCGCCCCTCCCTCGCCCTCCTGCCAATCGACGCGCGCGAACCCGCGGCCGAGCTTCACGACCACGCCGCGCACGCCGCCGTCGCCGACGAGCACGTTGGAGCCGCCGCCGAGGAGCGTGACACGCGCCGCCGAGCGGGCAACCGCGCGCACCACGAAGGCGAGCTCCTCCACGGTCTCGGGGACCACCAGGAGCTCTGCCGGCCCGCCGATGCGAAACGACGTGTGCCGCGCGAGCGGCTCGCCCGGACACGCGCGCACACCCAGGCGGCCGGAGATCGTCTCGACGAGCGGTGCGGGCAGCTCCATCACCTCGATCGCTCTACTGGACCAGGCGGAGCGGCAGCCCCGCCTTGAGGAGGGTGAGCAGCTCGTCGGCCGTGCGGTGGATGTCGCCCGCCCCGAGGGTCAGCACCAGATCCCCGCGACGGACGGTCCCGAGCAGGGACTCCGCCACCTGCTCGCGCGCCGGCACCCAGCGCACGTCGAGATGCCCGCGCCGCTTGAGCGCATGAAAGAGCTCCTCGCCCGAGGCGCCCTCGAGCCGCTCCTCACCGGCCGCGTAGACGTCGGTCAGCACGAGGACGTCGACCTCGTCGAACGCCTCCAGGAATTCGTTGAACAGGTCGCGGGTGCGGGTGTAGCGGTGCGGCTGGAAGGCCGCCACCAGCCGGCGCGAGAAGCCCTCCCGCGCGGCGCGCAGCGTGGCGCGGACCTCCTCGGGATGGTGCGCGTAGTCGTCCACCACGAGCACGTCCTGCTCCTCCCCCTTCACCTCGAAGCGGCGATGGATGCCGCCGAACTCCTCGAGGGCGTGCGCCGCGATGCGGAACGGGATCTCGAGGTCGGCGGCGACGGCGAAGGCGGCGAGCGCGTTGAGGGCGTGATGGCGGCCGGGCATGCGGAGCCGGACGGGGCCGAGCCGCCGCTCGCCGCGCCAGACCTCGAACACGGTCTCGAGCCCGTCGACGCGGAGGTCGCGCGCCTGCCAGTCGGCGTCGGGCGACGTCCCGTAGGTGACGAAGCGCTTGCGGATGTGCGGCACCAGGGCGCGCACCGCCACGCTGTCGAGGCAGAGGACGGCCAGGCCGTAGAACGGGACGCGGTGGATGAACTGGAGATACGCCTCGCGCACCCGGTCCATGTCCCGGTAGTAGTCGAGGTGCTCGCGGTCGATGTTGGTGACGACGGCGATGATCGGCGAGAGGAGGAGGAAGGTGCCGTCGCTCTCGTCGGCCTCGGCGACCAGGAACTCCCCCTGGCCGAGGCGGGCGTTGGTGCCGAGTGTGCGGAGCTTGCCGCCCACGACGACCGTCGGGTCGCGTCCCGCCTCGCGCAGCACGGCCGCCACCAGCGAGGTGGTCGTCGTCTTGCCGTGCGTGCCGGCCACCGCGACGCCGTACTTCATGCGCATGAGCTCGGCGAGCATCTCGGCGCGCGGCACGACGGGGATCTTCAGCTCGCGGGCGCGGCTCGCCTCGGGGTTCGCGAAGGTGACCGCCGAGGAGATGACGAGCACGTCGATGTCGTCGGTGATACGGGCGGCGTCGTGCGGGCCGATGTCGATGCGGGCACCGAGGCGTGCGAGCCGGCGCGTCGTCTCGCCGTCGACCAGGTCGGAACCCGTCGTAGCCGAGCGTCAGCAGCACCTCGGCGATGCCGCTCATGCCGATGCCGCCGATGCCGACGAAATGCACTCGCCGCTTCCGCCCGGTCACCGCACTTCCTCCGTGGCGAGATCGCCCGGACCACGCGCCCCACTCCAAGCCCACCACGAGCGATGCAATTACAGAAGCCTGGCGCCCTCTTCAAGTGGGCCGGCGATAATTCTAGCTCATCGGCGGCCCCCCTCCGCCGCCGATCAGACGCACGCACTCCGCCGCCACCTGCTCGGCGGCGTCCGGACGGCCGAGCGCGCGGGCTCGCGTGGCCATCGCCGCGCGCCGCACGGGGTCGTCCACCAGGCCGCGGATGGCGGCGGCGAGGCGCTCCCCGTCGCACTCCCGGTCGAGGATCATCTCCGCCGCGCCGGCGGCGACCAGCACCTCGGCGTTCAGCCGCTGGTGGTCGTCGGCGGCGTGGGGATAGGGCACGAGGATGGCGGGCAGGCCGACGGCGGTGATCTCGGCGCAGCTCATGGCACCCGCGCGCGCGATCACCAGATCGGCCGCCGCGTAGGCGCCGCCCATGTCCGCGATGAAGGGCTCGACGCGCGCGGCGAGCGCGAGCGCCCGGTACGCCCGGCGCACCTCTTCGAGGTCCGCGGGGCCGGTCTGATGGGTCACCTCGAGGCCCCGGGCCGCGGCCCCGAGCGCCGCCAGCGCCTCCACCACGGCGACGTTCAGGCGATGCGCGCCGGCACTCCCCCCGAAGACGAGCAGGCCCGGCCGGGCGCGCGGCGCCCGCGTCGCGCCGCCCAGGACCTCCCGGCGGATGGGGTTCCCGGTGTGGGCCGCGCGGCCGCGCGGGAAGAAGCGGGCGGACTCGGCGAACCCGACGCAGACCCGTGCCGCGAGCCGCCCGAGGAAGCGGTTCGCCGCGCCGGGCACGACGTTCTGCTCGAGGAGGACGATGGGGATGCCCGAGAGCCGCGCCGCGAGCACGACGGCGACCGACGCGTAGCCTCCGACGCCGACCACCAGACGGGGCCGGAGCTCGCCCAGGAGGCCCCGACCGCGCACCGCGCCGCGCGCCACCGCCGCGAGCCCGGCCGCGGCGCGCCCCGCGCCGCCGCCGCGCAGCTGCTGCCCCGGCAGCAGGCGGAGCGGGTAGCCGGCCGCGGGCACGACGCGCGCCTCGATGCCGCTCGCGGTGCCGACGAAGGTGACGTCGAAGCCC encodes:
- a CDS encoding FtsQ-type POTRA domain-containing protein, which produces MAGARGPVRRNLVSRLFGARNRRRRRPLARRRDARFGVAVRRGLAAGLGIAATLACWPLVRDGVHGHPYFAVREVVVRSHGRLAPDALRAAAGIESGMSIWDVDVPAAEARLRRQPWVRSARVTRELPHRVVIQVREYRPAAILAFATRLYYVAANGRVFADVGATDPHDLPYVTGLAEADLGGRESFGPRAIRRALALLHAAAHAPGGVGTVSEIHVDRVRGLVLLPVRPTVPIEVGWAGFGSRLALLPPVLAAWNGREAAMAGVSLLFDGEVIVRTRPGKAAGRRPTRT
- the murB gene encoding UDP-N-acetylmuramate dehydrogenase codes for the protein MELPAPLVETISGRLGVRACPGEPLARHTSFRIGGPAELLVVPETVEELAFVVRAVARSAARVTLLGGGSNVLVGDGGVRGVVVKLGRGFARVDWQEGEGGAQVRAGAAANLGRLARAAATRGLAGLEHAEGIPGTVGGALFMNAGAYGGDVAGAAIAVEGLDAGGEPAVLPREALGFRYRGAALPPRFVVTAVRFALRREDPAAVHRRLEEVRQRRVASQPHGRANAGSIFKNPAGDHAGRLIDVAGLKGARVGRARISERHANFIVNEGGASAEDVKGLMDLAQRVVWERSGIWLEPEVRFVGTW
- the murG gene encoding undecaprenyldiphospho-muramoylpentapeptide beta-N-acetylglucosaminyltransferase — protein: MMSAASQPARPGAARRGSVVIAGGGTGGHLYPGLALADALGEQGFDVTFVGTASGIEARVVPAAGYPLRLLPGQQLRGGGAGRAAAGLAAVARGAVRGRGLLGELRPRLVVGVGGYASVAVVLAARLSGIPIVLLEQNVVPGAANRFLGRLAARVCVGFAESARFFPRGRAAHTGNPIRREVLGGATRAPRARPGLLVFGGSAGAHRLNVAVVEALAALGAAARGLEVTHQTGPADLEEVRRAYRALALAARVEPFIADMGGAYAAADLVIARAGAMSCAEITAVGLPAILVPYPHAADDHQRLNAEVLVAAGAAEMILDRECDGERLAAAIRGLVDDPVRRAAMATRARALGRPDAAEQVAAECVRLIGGGGGPPMS